Proteins from a single region of Palaemon carinicauda isolate YSFRI2023 chromosome 32, ASM3689809v2, whole genome shotgun sequence:
- the LOC137625385 gene encoding uncharacterized protein, which yields MANLQVLIGQRKVIRRKVTEQFNRSDTYSALTQEEKLAIKGLLVNYRNKLSELDDHILLKKFPDVSDEAELEPELTSCQDYLDKIEYCLPLLEISRGNNGSNIPDVARSLLKQPTAPLPKFTSKEGEDLLKFIAEFEATTNVFQYPDRDLLLLLKQQIDGRAKTLLCSLEADKQRYVDAKELLISAFASKEVCKNNAIRKITELSLREGDDPFTFISILRSVCEAVKTFNIGADEFVRYFAWHGLNGRFQRHFINITGKTHPSLNDIISHFFAACERYESDGKGVESLKCKASRVKTLTLPLPKESTTSMAAEAVTYDKDRFSPQCSLCSAVGNTDKFHFIHKCPNFLSPTDKVHILKSRNGCVKCGQFNHVSGKCRFKFKRRCSNCNSWHMTYLCDRSQSPDRDSNNINNCKSKVETSPQISSGVAVLPTCQGDSILPTFSFKVGGTVYRGLKDSGSQSTFVTKKLAEENNLKIINSKVKLTVNGFNGNKEYFTEIVEVPVTIGDKSFIIYCLVVPNINVALKLPLLGRLVDKFQAQGVKLADQFLNKFSHEIDNVQLILGTDFAYCIAGTDTVFGGINSSMYTECHAGILLSGSIDLMIKNIDNLADKRVPTSAVSNPFECSSAIHIQSNSFLLNSKVDIFADDDINTNFEVNCSFSVINERGMLMEKPLQQATDQLLESECNYYLNYDQNSYNDESIELNNQLVEFTIKTLRRRESDGRIIVPLLWNGKVSHLLSKNEHLSKLILRSNLKRLKRHPERLQLVDQTIREQLKAGIIEPIYDLEVFKSENPQHSFLPHMPIFKLDRDSTKCRIVFLSNLRDSSNNISLSHNQCMYSGPTLNQKLSSSFLQLRFDQKLLIFDLKKAFNMLSLTETDQSKLLFFWYKNVNQGDFSLLAFKNVRLPFGLRCSPFLLMISLYYILVLQPSEDSRIADLKKSIYSMIYMDNGAITANTSEELEWSYKQLSNIFNPYKFDIQQVVTNDSTLQDEVDREAEAATPLRNKLFGLNWDRCSDEIFTKPIFLDPNANTKRSLLQTIASQFDLFGFNMPLFNRCRLFMHQLQCQKNLHWDQPLTQELQREWINICRQTNRAPPLKIARCVGPRDGNYDIYIFSDASKDIFGCVLYLQHIESNRLSFIHAKNRLVNNQLKSKSMPSLELNAIHLSVECALEIYKDLSGSACLKPLKVNNIYVYTDSLCALHWLNSAALKLDKLNKHSPFVVNRLHNIQRMCETVPIKFSFISGKNNPADIITRCVSYNQLQNSCFFSGPNLSINEVPELSTTIPAFEMPTEVQATPSTAQVIEFANNLIDINNYSNFRKLVLIFRNIFLVVHKWKLKAKIACSPVANYFAQAINYLLNNEQRKHYPEVYSYLQHGLNSRKDIPPIITQLNVFLDSQGLLRVKSKFKKWNYGLSGNYPLLLHPDSHLTKLIIWDAHLKLLHSGCYSVLTELRKHYYIPKHFSVVKKALKQCVHCRRFNNRYIRLNQNFYRDFRADPPTVPFSNIFMDYLGPFNTKDGKETRKVWLLCITCTWSRAVNLKICRSLNVAEFLRAFQLHCFEYGIPQLCISDLGTQLVAGGNTITSFISDPQTQLYFEENNVKPLSFQQYFKGCSELGSLVEVCVKMVKRLMFGAIKNFILTYVDFEFLVCNIVHLINRRPIAFKEAVRAETDNVPEPITPEQLVRGYELTSLNLIPNLQPLSVEDPEFDPDNKAIAQNYVKLCKIRQTLIETYHNEFLGTLIQQAVDRKGRYRPVTHKLLNVGDVVLIKEEHTKRNNYPLGIILEVFKNDLGEVTHAVIKKGKTGQTSRLHVNNIIPILENTGSTNSATPDVSNSVTSSLRPKRKAAILSQERTRQML from the coding sequence atggctaacttacaggtactgattggacaacgaaaagtaattcggagaaaagtcaccgaacaattcaataggtctgacacctattctgcccttacacaagaagaaaagttagctattaaaggtcttcttgttaattatagaaacaagctgtcagagctagatgatcatatcctcttgaagaaatttcctgacgtatctgatgaagcagagttagagccagaattaacaagttgccaggattatttagataaaattgagtattgtttaccattacttgagatttccaggggtaataatggttctaatattcccgacgtggcccgcagtttactgaaacagccaacagctcctcttcctaagtttacaagtaaagaaggagaagatttattgaaatttatagcagagtttgaggctacaactaatgtatttcagtatcctgatagagatttacttttattgctgaagcaacagatagacggtcgagcaaagactttattatgttctctggaagctgacaaacagcgttatgtagatgccaaagaattattgatttccgcctttgcttctaaggaggtttgtaaaaacaatgcaattaggaaaattacggagttaagtttaagagagggtgatgatcccttcacatttatttccatcctccgatcagtatgtgaagcagtcaagacttttaacattggagcggatgaatttgtcagatattttgcttggcacggcttaaatggtcgctttcagcgtcattttattaatattacaggaaaaactcatccttccttaaatgacattatttcacatttctttgcagcttgcgaaaggtacgaaagtgacgggaaaggtgttgaaagcttgaaatgtaaagcttcacgtgtcaaaacattaacactccctcttcctaaagagagtactaccagcatggctgcggaagcagtaacatatgataaagacaggtTTTCGCCTCAGTGTTCCTTGTGTTCTGCGgttggaaatactgataaatttcactttatccataagtgccctaattttctttctcctacagataaagtgcatattttaaaatctagaaatggatgtgtaaaatgcggccagtttaatcatgtttccggtaagtgtcgttttaaattcaaaagacgctgttcaaattgtaacagctggcatatgacttacCTATGTGATAGGAGTCAGTCACCAGACAGAGACTCTAACAACattaataactgcaaatccaaggtggaaacttctcctcaaataagcagcggtgttgccgtACTTCCTACTTGTCAAGGTGATTCCattttacccaccttttcatttaaagttgggggaactgtttacagaggactgaaggacagtggttcgcagagcacgtttgtcactaagaaattggcggaggagaataatcttaaaatcattaactcaaaggtaaagctaacagttaatgggtttaatggtaacaaggagtattttactgaaattgttgaagttcctgttacgatcggagataaatcctttataatttattgcttggttgtaccaaacattaatgtagcattgaaattacctctgcttggtagattagttgataaatttcaggcacaaggtgttaaattagctgatcaattccttaataaattttctcatgaaattgataatgttcagctcattttaggtacagacttcgcttattgtattgcaggtacagatacagtttttggaggaataaattcatcgatgtataccgagtgtcatgcaggtattttgctgtctggtagcattgatttaatgattaagaatattgataatttagctgataAGAGAGTGCCAACCtcggctgttagtaacccatttgagtgtagttctgctattcatatccagagtaattcatttttgctgaactctaaagttgatatttttgccgatgatgacattaatactaactttgaggtgaactgttcattttctgtaataaatgaaagaggtatgcttatggagaaaccactgcaacaggccactgatcaacttctagagtctgaatgcaattattacttaaattacgatcagaattcctacaatgatgaaagtattgaacttaataaccagttggtcgaatttaccatcaaaacccttcgtcgtagggagtctgatggacGTATTATTGTTCCCTTGCTGTGGAATGGgaaagtttctcatttactttcaaagAATGAACATCTATCTAAGTTGATATTAAGGTCTAACCTCAAGAGACTTAAACGACATCCAGAACGTTTGCAGCTCGTTGACCAAACAATTAGGGAGCAATTGAAGGCAGGCATAATTGAACCCATTTATGATTTAGAGGTGTTTAAAAGTGAGAACCCTCAACATTCTTTTTTACCACACATGCCTATCTTTAAACTGGATAGAGATAGTACCAAATGTAGGATTGTATTTTTGTCCAACCTTAGGGATTCTTCCAATAATATATCTTTGTCACATAACCAGTGCATGTATTCAGGGCCTACGTTAAACCAAAAATTGTCATCTTCTTTTTTACAGCTTAGATTTGACCAAAAGTTACTTATATTTGACCTTAAGAAAGCCTTTAATATGTTATCCTTAACAGAAACTGATCAGTCCAAGTTGTTATTTTTTTGGTACAAAAATGTGAATCAAGGCGATTTTTCCTTATtggcttttaagaatgtaagattaccttttggccttagatgtagtccctttttattaatgatttcattatattacatacttgttttacaaccttcagaggattctcgaatagcagatttaaagaaatctatctattccatgatttatatggacaatggggcCATTACTGCCAATACTTCAGAGGAGTTAGAGTGGTCGTATAAACAGCTTTCCAATATATTCAATCCCTATAAATTTGACATTCAGCAGGTTGTAACTAATGATTCAACTTTACAGGATGAAGTGGACCGCGAAGCCGAGGCAGCTACGCCTTTACGTAACAAGTTGTTTGGTTTAAACTGGGATCGATGttccgacgaaattttcactaaaccaatttttcttgatcccaatgctaatactaaaaggtctcttttacaaacaattgcttcacagtttgacctttttggttttaatatgccattgtttaaccgctgtagattgttcatgcatcaattacagtgtcaaaagaatttacattgggatcaaccattaacgcaagaattgcagagagaatggattaatatttgcaggcaaaccaacagagctcctcctttaaaaattgctaggtgtgttggtccacgagatggcaattatgatatttatattttttcagatgcaagtaaggacaTATTTGGTTGTGTACTCTATTTACAGCATATTGAATCCAATCGCTTAAGCTTTATACATGCCAAAAACCGACTTGTAAATAATCAACTTAAGAGTAAATCCATGCCCTCTCTGGAACTTAACGCAATACatttaagtgttgagtgtgctcttgagatttacaaagatttgtctggatctgcttgcttaaaacccttaaaggttaataatatttacgtatatactgattctctctgtgccttacattggctgaattctgctgccttgaaattggacaaattaaataaacattctccattTGTCGTAAACAGACTTCATAATATTCAAAGAATGTGTGAAACGGTTCctataaaatttagctttatttcaggaaaaaacAATCCTGCAGACATAATCACCAGATGTGTGTCATACaaccagttgcaaaattcttgctttttttcaggaccaaatttaagtataaatgaagttccagaattgtcaactaccataccagcatttgagatgcccactgaagttcaagcaactccttccacagctcaggttattgaatttgctaacaatcttattgatattaataattattccaatttcaggaaacttgtattgatttttcgcaatattttcttagtggtgcacaagtggaagctgaaagcgaaaattgcttgctcaccagtcgctaattactttgcccaggctataaattacttgttaaacaatgaacaaagaaagcattatcctgaggtatattcttacctacagcatggtcttaattccagaaaagacattcctcctattataacgcaacttaatgtatttttagattcacagggtcttctgagagttaagagtaaattcaaaaaatggaattatggcttaagtggaaattaccctttattattgcacccagacagtcatttgaccaaactaattatttgggatgcacacctcaaattattacattcaggatgttattctgtattaacagagctcagaaagcattattacatccctaaacatttctcagtggtgaaaaaggctcttaaacagtgtgttcattgtcgtaggtttaataatcgctatataaggttaaatcagaacttttacagagacttcagagcagatcctcctacggttcctttttctaacatatttatggattatctaggacccttcaatacgaaggatggaaaagagacccgtaaggtttggttactatgtatcacctgtacttggtctagggcagttaacctcaaaatttgcaggagtttgaatgttgcagaatttttaagagcatttcagctacactgctttgagtacgggattcctcaactttgtattagtgatcttgggactcagttggtggcaggaggtaataccataacttccttcattagtgaccctcagacgcaattatattttgaggaaaataatgtaaaacccctctcctttcagcaatatttcaaaggctgcagtgaattgggatcattagtagaagtctgtgtaaaaatggtcaaaagattaatgtttggagcaattaagaattttatattgacgtatgtagactttgaatttcttgtctgtaatattgtgcatctcattaatcgacgacctatagccttcaaagaagctgttcgtgctgagactgacaatgtgcccgaaccaataacgccggaacagctcgtgcgaggctatgaattgacttctctaaaccttatccctaatcttcaacctctttcagttgaagatccagaatttgaccCTGATAATAAAGCTATTGCTCAGAATTacgtaaagttgtgtaaaattaggcagactttaatagagacctatcataatgaatttctaggtactctgattcagcaagcagttgaTAGGAAGGGGCGGTATCGTcccgttactcataaattactaaatgttggcgatgttgtattaattaaggaggaacataccaaaaggaataattatcctttaggcataattctagaagtttttaagaatgatttgggtgaagttacccatgctgttattaagaagggaaaaacaggccagacatcaaggttgcatgtaaataatattattccaatactagaaaacacaggaagtaccaattcagctactcctgatgttagtaattctgttacttcgtccttaaggcccaaaagaaaggctgctatattaagccaagaaaggacaagacagatgctttGA